A window of the Hordeum vulgare subsp. vulgare chromosome 5H, MorexV3_pseudomolecules_assembly, whole genome shotgun sequence genome harbors these coding sequences:
- the LOC123399783 gene encoding uncharacterized protein LOC123399783 codes for MRTAAATEAHQSRLLYELGALLLTILRSPLGPGEEGRGPPRQVTAAGVASMMLGASMALMLCGSVTFMLGFFLMPWVVGLACVFLFVGFLTNLSGIGRAILCWTAASSSPHKDASTWHIFPKPPFM; via the exons atgaggacggcggcggcgacggaggcGCACCAGTCGCGGCTCCTCTACGAGCTGGGCGCGCTGCTGCTGACGATCCTCCGGTCGCCGCTCGGGccgggggaggaggggcgggggccGCCGCGGCAGGTGACGGCGGCCGGGGTGGCGTCCATGATGCTGGGCGCCTCCATGGCGCTCATGCTCTGCGGCTCCGTCACCTTCATGCTCGGCTTCTTCCTCATGCCCTGGGTCGTCGGCCTCGCCTGCGTCTTCCTCTTCGTCGGGTTCCTCACCAACCTCTCCGGGATCGGGCGGGCCATCCTCTGCtggaccgccgcctcctcctcgcccCATAAGGACGCCTCCACAT GGCATATATTTCCCAAGCCTCCATTCATGTAG
- the LOC123399782 gene encoding nuclear transport factor 2-like gives MDPDSVAKAFVEHYYRTFDTNRAALVGLYQEGSMLSFEGEKFLGAAAIATKLTSLPFEKCAHTVVTVDCQPAGPTGGMLVFVSGSLQAGDGEHHIKFSQMFHLMPLGPGNFYVHNDMFRLNYG, from the exons aTGGACCCCGACTCAGTGGCGAAGGCGTTCGTCGAGCACTACTACCGCACGTTCGACACCAACCGGGCGGCGCTGGTCGGGCTGTACCAGGAGGGCTCCATGCTCTCCTTCGAGGGCGAGAAGTTCCTCggcgccgccgccatcgccaccaAGCTCACCTCCCTCCCCTTCGAAAAGTGCGCCCATACCGTCGTCACCGTCGACTGCCAGCCCGCCGGCCCCACGGGCGGCATGCTAGTCTTCGTCTCCGGGTCCCTCCAGGCCGGCGACGGCGAGCACCACATCAAGTTCTCGCAG ATGTTCCACTTGATGCCACTCGGCCCAGGGAACTTCTATGTGCACAACGACATGTTCCGCCTGAACTACGGCTAA